Part of the Desulfovibrio desulfuricans genome, TAAGTACCGGGCGGCCTAGAAGTGGCGCAGCACGGTTCTGCTGATGATTTCGTCCTGAACGTCCTTGCACAGCTCGATGAAGAAGGCGCTGTAGCCAGCCACGCGCACAACCAGATCGCGGAAGTCCTTGGGGTTCTTCTGCGCATCAAGCAGGGTCTGGTTATCCAGGTAGTTGAACTGCATTTCGCCGTTGCCCAGGATGCTGGCCGTGCGGATGAGGGTGATGACGCCCTGTTCGCCTTCGGGGGTATCCAGCAGACCGGACATGAGCTTGAAGTTGTGCACCATGCCGATGTTCATGTTGTCGTTGGACATCTTGGACACGCTCTTGATGATGGCGGTGGGGCCTTTGACGTCCGCGCCCTGGGTGGGGCTGATGCCGTCGGAAAGGGGCTGCCATGCGCTGCGGCCGTTGGCGGATGCGCCAAGCAACTGGCCGAAGGGCGTGTTGTTGGAGATGGACAGGGTGCCGTGGCTCAGGATGGAGTAGAGCGTGCGGTACTTGCGGTGCTCCTGCTCGGTGAACGACACGAGGTCGGCGGCGATGTTGTCGGCGTAGTCGTCGTCGTTGCCGTACTTGGGCGCGGCAAGGCAGTCTGCCAGCACGGCATCGTAGCCCTTGAAGTCGGCCTTGAGGGCTTCGTTCAGGTATTCGAGCGTGTACTTCTTGTCTTCGTACACAAGCTTCTTGATGGCGGCCATGGAGTCCACATAGGTGGCAAGACCGCTCCAGACCACGCCGGGGCCGAAGTTGTACATGGCGCCGCCGGAGGCCACGTCGCAGCCGTGTTCCATGCAGCCTTCGTACATGATGGACATGAGCGGCTTGGGCGCAAAGTCGCGGTGCACGCGCTGGGAAATGACCGTGGCGACGCTGGACCACTTGGTGATGTAGCGAATCTGCTCCTTCACCGCGGCCTCGAATTTTTCGTAGGTGTCAAACTGGCTCAGGTCGCCGGAGTCGGGGCAGACTTGTTTGCCATACCACAGCGGCACGCCGTGGTTGAGCACCAGTTCGATGCAGATGGGCCACTGGGTGTATGCAGTGGAGGTCCACTGGTAGAGGCGGCCAGATTTCTGCGGTTCCACGCAGCCCATGAGGCAGTAGTCGCGGGCGTCTTCAATGCTCACGCCCTTGGCCAGCATCATCTTGATGTGGGTGTCGTCAAAGTGCACGGCGGGGAAGCCCATGCCGGAACGGATGACGGCCACGATCTTCTTGAGGTATTCCTGCGGCGAGGAGTTGTGCACGCGGGTTGCCAGCGAGGGCTGGTAAATACGCACGTGGCGCACCGCGTCCATAAGCAGATAGGTCAGCTCGTTGGTGGCGTCGCGGCCCTCGCGGGTAACGCCGCCCACGCACATGTTCACGAAGGGCTGGTAGCCAGCAAAGAACTTGGAGCTGCCCTCGCTGGTGAGCCACATCATTTCAGACATCTTGATCAGCATGCAGCCAGCGAGATCAAATGCCTCGCAGGGGGTCATGCGACCCGCTTCGATGTCGGCCTTGTAGAGGGGGTACATGTACTGGTCAACGCGGCCAATGGACATGCCGGTCTGGTTTTCTTCAACCACCAGCAGGGATTCCACGGTCCACACAGCCTGAATGGCCTCCCAGAAGGTGGTGGGAGCATGTGCGGGAACGCGGGCGTTGACTTCGGAAATCTTGAGCAGTTCGGCCTTGCGCTTGGGATCGTGTTCTTTTTCCGCAAGCTGGGCGGCGTATTCGGACATGCGCTTTGCATAGCACATGACGCCTTCGGTCGTTTCGATAACCGACTTGTAGAAGTAGATTTTGTCGATATCTTCGGGATTGGCGTAATCCAGGTGCGTCAGGTGTTCCTGCGCTTCATGCTGAATGTCCAGCATGCCTTTTTTCATCAGGATGACGTCATAGCCGGGGTTGGAGTCGCCGCCGCCGTTGAGGGCGTGGTACGAGCAGTCGGACACGTAGGATTCGCCCGAAAGTTCCCACAGACCGGCTTCGCGGTACTGGGCTTCGCAGTATTCGTCCACGGACTTGCCTTCCCAGTAGGGGAAGATTTCTTCGCGCAGAACTTTCTTGTCTTCTTCAGCAAGATAGAAGGGGTCCTGCGGGCGGGAGCCGATGGTGTCCAGCTCGTCGCGCAGCCAGCGCCAGGAAATATCGGGCGAAAACGCGCCAGCGCGCGGCGCGCCGTTGGGTGCGCCCACGATGAGTTCATTATCCTGAATGACCAGGGGCGCGGTTTCGCAGCAGTAGCGGAAAGCCTTGGCGCGCAGCAGAATGCGCGGCATGCCGGGGTTTTCGCTGTCAATCTTGGTAATGGCGCGCGCACGGTGAATGGTGATGCGCGGCATCTGCAAAAGATAGTTGGTCTTGAGCTTGAGATGGCGCTCGGTAGGGCCGTCAGGCACGTTGACGCCGTCAGACACGCCAGCCTTGGGGCCGGAATGCTGCGCGGGGGCAGTGGGCGTGAGGGTAACAGCCGAGCCGGAAGACGTGGCAAATATCTTGCGCAGCGTTTCGCGCTCTTCGGGCGTCAGGCTTTTGGTGACTTCTGCTATCTTTTGAGTAAAATCATGAAGATCCACGTTGATTCCTCCATGGTTTGCGATGGCGGCTCCGGCTGCTGCCGGGGCTTGTTCCGCATCACCTGTTCAATTCATTGAGAGCCTTGCGCAAAACGCGCCGCAGTGCGTCTGAAACGGGGTCGGCCTGGTCGCTCTGCTGTTCCCTGAACGAGAAGCCGCGAACGCCGTAACCTACCTTGCGCCGATAAATGAGATTCATTGGTGAAATGTTGTCGGAGCTGAATCCGTGCCCGGCCAGACCACTGCCCTGCGTCATGGAAGGGAAAAGGTCGGTGGTAAGGCCCATGCCGCCAAAAGCGGCAGGCGTGTTGACCAGCATGCGGGCCACGGGCTTTTTGAGCGCGAACTGCTGGATGATTTCTTCATCCTGGCTGTGGATGGTCATGGTTTGGGCGTGACCCTCGCGCAGCAGAAGTTCGAGGCATTTTTCGCAGGCATGCCGCCAGTCCGGTTCAACATAATAGGCAAGCACAGGGGCCAGCAGTTCCCTGATAAAGGGGTCGGCGGGGTCCACGTAGCGGCGTTCAACCAGCAGCACACGCGTACCCTGCGGCACGGCAATGCCCGCCTTTTCGGCCAGCACTGTTGCCGATTGCCCCAGCATGGCGCGGT contains:
- the cutC gene encoding choline trimethylamine-lyase, coding for MDLHDFTQKIAEVTKSLTPEERETLRKIFATSSGSAVTLTPTAPAQHSGPKAGVSDGVNVPDGPTERHLKLKTNYLLQMPRITIHRARAITKIDSENPGMPRILLRAKAFRYCCETAPLVIQDNELIVGAPNGAPRAGAFSPDISWRWLRDELDTIGSRPQDPFYLAEEDKKVLREEIFPYWEGKSVDEYCEAQYREAGLWELSGESYVSDCSYHALNGGGDSNPGYDVILMKKGMLDIQHEAQEHLTHLDYANPEDIDKIYFYKSVIETTEGVMCYAKRMSEYAAQLAEKEHDPKRKAELLKISEVNARVPAHAPTTFWEAIQAVWTVESLLVVEENQTGMSIGRVDQYMYPLYKADIEAGRMTPCEAFDLAGCMLIKMSEMMWLTSEGSSKFFAGYQPFVNMCVGGVTREGRDATNELTYLLMDAVRHVRIYQPSLATRVHNSSPQEYLKKIVAVIRSGMGFPAVHFDDTHIKMMLAKGVSIEDARDYCLMGCVEPQKSGRLYQWTSTAYTQWPICIELVLNHGVPLWYGKQVCPDSGDLSQFDTYEKFEAAVKEQIRYITKWSSVATVISQRVHRDFAPKPLMSIMYEGCMEHGCDVASGGAMYNFGPGVVWSGLATYVDSMAAIKKLVYEDKKYTLEYLNEALKADFKGYDAVLADCLAAPKYGNDDDYADNIAADLVSFTEQEHRKYRTLYSILSHGTLSISNNTPFGQLLGASANGRSAWQPLSDGISPTQGADVKGPTAIIKSVSKMSNDNMNIGMVHNFKLMSGLLDTPEGEQGVITLIRTASILGNGEMQFNYLDNQTLLDAQKNPKDFRDLVVRVAGYSAFFIELCKDVQDEIISRTVLRHF